CGGTTGTGGGTTCATTTGCACTTGAGATGATTTCAGTTTCGATCCTACATTAAAATCATTGTAGGGAAGACTGGCATCAATTGGGCCCATAACCACCGATCCGTTCTGCACCGATTCTGCCACTTCGCTATTTATATCGGTCTCTCTCTTTACCTTTTTAACCTTCATTCTTTCATCCACAGTGTCTGCAAACTCCACCTGCCCCATCCCATTGTAGAGTGCTGGATGAGGTGTAGAATACGAGTGCTGGGATACAGTTTCCATAGCACCTGTTTTCTCTGTAGAAACTGATGAGGAAGATAACGAAGACTGTAGGGGTTTAGAGCTGGGGAGAAGGCTGCGTTTCTTGCTGCGGGGTGTGAGACTGATGCAGTTTTTGTTGATGGTAACATCCCACTCACCACTATCTTGTTCTGAGCTACTCCATTCAGCATGTGCTGTAGCCATCACTGCTGCCCTCTGTTGGGAGGCGTCTGTTAGGGAGAAATGCTCTTTTACCATATTGAGGGAGGGGTTGGACGTAGGAgggggaggaggtggaggagctgAGTTTGGAGAGGGATTTTCTCCATCATAAGGGGCTGACCAGTCTCGACAGGCCCAGTAGCAGAGTTCAATGCCTCTCCGAGCATCATGCAGATACTCTAGGTAGCCAGTCTCCCCCTCTGAAGCATCTAAGAGTTGGTGCATAGGGCTGTCAGGAGACAGAGGGGATGAAATACTTCCGCGAGGAGAGGAGGGGGTGTCCTCAGAGCCAGATGAGGGGTTGGCTGGGACTCCCGAGCTTTGCTGTCGAATAAAGAGAGCTAGGCGGGATGGAGTGCTGGGTCTGGGGTGAACTGGGGACTCTGTAGTGGGACTACCCAATACTACagggaaaaacagacagaaaaatacattttgtagttaTGAAAGCACGTCTAATCTGCAATTTAAAAACAGTGGTTTCAAGCACAGTCATTATAAAAAGCATACCAATTTTGCTCATAAATGCGTCTAACATAAGCTCACTCTTACCCTTGCCCCAAAAGGCAGGTTCCTCATCCAGTTCACTAGAGGGCATTGCAGTGATTCTGCAGCATTCTGGTATGAGGGAAAGGAACTTGTCAGCTGATTTACCATAGAGGTCCGTTTCTCTAACCGCCCTCCGCTGACTCAGCATTACATGTGTACATGGCAACAGATACCTGGAAGCAGACAGATGGATTAATTATAGTGGTCTTACCTTTGGTACACACATAATAGTTTAAATTGTTTACAGAGTAACCTTATCAGATTAAACGATTTAGAATAAAAGAATAAGTAAAACTTATTGAACAATATTACTGTGTAGAGCCTTTAAAACTGCTACAATTTAATTTTGAAAGACCATAAATAAAATGGCCTTACTACCTGAATGATAATATGCATCCTAAAAAAACAGTAGCCTTAATAACCAAATATTGTCAAAACCTGTTTTGTTGTGTGCATTGTGTCTAGGGAAAATTCTGTAGACTTTCTTTAAAAATGGGTCACACCCAAGCACAAAAAAATACCTGAGTACAAGCTGGAGCATGAGGTCTTCACAGTTGAGACTGAGCAATGTCTTGAACAGACTGAGAGAGACCATGCACAGctacagaaagaaaaaaagaaattttacTTAAACAGCACATAACTCCACATTCCCTGGGACATATAACAGTTTCAATGCCTAGACAGCAGCTAGACAATAGAGGGTAGGgttagataatttttttggctttggTACGATTCCAGACTCTGGTACCTTGTCGTCAATAAATAAATTGATATCCTAGACGGGGctgtcaataaataaatgtaaatcatttgtGAACAATTTAATAagttcattaattttttttttttttttttataaataaaaatgtgagaGCATTTTGTTTAGCGATTCAACTGGATGACATACATCGTGGaatatatgtgcatatatttaATCAGGACATTGGGCAGAAATAGATTTCTGCAAGACTGCTCACATACACATTCTATCTATACATCAAAATGCATAGGAAATGTGAATACTGAACTCAATGCAAATATGAATGATATTGTCCAGCAATAAATGTTTGGTACCGCagtactttttttagtactgcTAAACTGGGCAACCCTTACAGTGAGAACAGCCACTTTCTCATTAACGCCACATGCACGCCAGCTGTATTGTGTGCCAAACTGACCCGTGAATTGCTGCTGATGCGCGTGAGTAGTGTGTCGAGGATTGTGTCATTGTCATGGCGATGCAACAGAATAAAGCGCAGGAAGGTCTTAAGAAGGGAAGTTTCAGTGATACTGCGTAGAAACAAGTCCAGATATGCCGTACTTGCTATCATCTCATCCACCGACGACTGACATAGGTGCCATGAGAGAGACAGTTGGAGAGAGGGAGatcaaagaagaaaataaatagagGAGCCACAAATTGCAAATACATGTACAAGGCTTTACCATAAAATGCTGTTGTATAATGTATACTTGGTGGACGAAATTGGAAATGCCATCTATGCCTAGTTTGGGTCACATTAGTGTGTTGCCCCAGTTCAGTGTGGTTCACCTTGTGCAGAGCAGGGCCCATGACTGGCACCAGGAAGCCGTTGTGAAGGTAGTCAAGGAGTTGGCAGCGCACAAGAGGGTGTGCTACCTGTACTACAGCATTGCAAAATTCAAGACTGTTCATGAAAAGCACTAGTGAAGAGACACCAATCCAGTCTTCTCGACGCAAAGCATGCCAGTCATCGCCCCGTACCTCAATCTTCCTTGGCAAGGTTGAATATAGTCCACTCAGCCCTGTGGCCAGCACctgagaaacatttatttttattttgttagtttAAAGAAGCGGTCCAAATCCTGAAAAGAAATGCGAAACATTTCCAAATATTCCCTGATGAATCTGCTTTTCTCGATTAGCCCAGTGTTATTTGAAGGCGTTTATCTGCACTTTATACAACAGATATTTCTAAAACAGGCTATATACATACTCACCAGTAACTGTACATCAATTGAATTCTATATTTTTCCTGCATAGATAATTATGAGGCGGTCACTTCCGTCAAATTTCGTGTCACCTCTGACTGTCGACTAAACTCAGGCAGGCAGTCACGTGCACAGATAGACCCCAAGTGGTGCTCAAGCACCTACCCTCTTTCACTAGATAAGTGcccttttttaaagtaattttttatttttctatttatattTGAGTTATTTAAATTTGGACCTTGGCATCAATTCTCAATTAAGCATGTGCCAGTGGTCTCACAGAATTACAACTTAAATGTTGTAATTCTGTGAGACCACACAAGCCCCTCCCTTGCTTACAGTGCTGAGAAAAATGATTtgcccatcctgatttcttctgtttttgtgttataataatttgtttaaaaaaaaaaaaaaaatctgagtaaacacaaaaactGTTTTTGATGATAATGCTATTTTATTGACCCAAAAATAAGTTATCCAACACCAACTGGACCTGAGTGAAAAAGTATTTTGCCCAATtggttactaaatccccaaatctatgaaactgcattcataatggacTAGAAACACCCAGGAccgattactgccagccctgttcaatcaaatcaatacctaaatagaactttttcagcagcatgaagttggctaaaatgtcTCACCAAGTAGCATACtaatgccaaggtcaaaagaaattccagaaatgctGAGGGAAAAGGTGACTGAAatgcatcagtctgggaagggttacaatgCCATTTTTAAAGGAGACatcaaagaaccacagtgagagccattaacTGAGAgaagcaaaattaaagttttggagtggcctagttaaagtcctgacttgaacccgattgagatgctttggcaggaccttaaacaggcagttcatgctcgaaaaccttCCAATTTGGCTGAACTAAAcagttttgcaaagaagagtgggccaaaattccaccacaacATTgtaaaagactgatctccagttattggaagATTTGTTTGCAGGTGTTGCTACTAAAAGGTGGCACAATCAGCTATTATGTTAAAGGGGTCAGTTATtgttttcacatgggtgatataggtgttgtgattaaactttaaaaaataaaatatattatatatatatatatatatatatatatatatatatatatatatatatatatatatatatgggctgtTAATAGATTAAAATCAACTTATTACATGATGTCTCAATTAATTAAtctacttagaacacatcttaagatcccttagttcgaatttgcgctccaaatgttttgaatgcaagaatataatgaatgtctgttttgtgctgtctggttgttttcttcactgtataaactgcgcgttgccacacagctgaaatttcaatgactgccctctggagtaaacaggtggtactataagCTTGCATGTTCAGGAATCTTCCTGATTACAATACAGGGTCATtgcaataaagaaattaaaaaaaaaatatatatatatatatatatatatatatatatatatatatatatatatactgtattttgtgtttactcaggttgcctttgttttatatctcatttgaagatctaaaacaatttagtatgaaaaatacacaaaaatagaagaaatcaggaaggggcaaattCTTTTAACATCACTGTAAATTGCTTGGCATCATGTATTTGAACACCCCTTAACTGTGGTAAAAAAAATTCTCGTGGTTCATTGCTATAATGCAAATAGACAGTGCAGTTCTTATTCAGAGCACAATGATTTTTACTCAGACACCCTAACACGATGTAATGTTCAAATATGTTGCAGACATGTCAGAGCTAGTTTTATATCTGGAGCTTGACCATGTCTTCCACAGCCATAAAACAGACAATCAAAGAAACTGCCAGTGCAATGAATCTCTGGTAAATAAATAGCTATACGTGACACATAGTAGGAaaacaaggaggaaaggagagagCAAAAGATAAAACATTGAGAGGCTGAGGTACTGAAGCAGCATGGAGTCCTAGAGGAGAACACAAGTCTTATATGTTAAGTGGGTCAGATGAAAGCTCATGTATCTCAAGAGAAAGGAGGACAGAGGAAAGGAAAGCACATCCACTGAACCCAGGGACTTTCACTACAGTCAGAGAGCACTGAATAACACTAACTGAAAATCACAAATGGCTACCTTTATATGCCACAGTGTACAAAAGGAACCCACAGTTAGTTAATAGAATATAAACCAGAGAAAATACTATAGAACTTTAAATCTAAAAGATCTGGGAGGCACTTTTGACATTAACAAGTGCCATTCGCACTGCATGGTACAAAAGCATTGTAAATAGCACATCATTCCATGAAAAAATATCTTCATAAAGACAAGCCAAAAGTGAGGAAAGGGACAATATACAGACTTAATAATGCTTCTCTGACTTCTCGGCatagacaaaaaattatttacactagacctgcaaaaagatgctctttCATCATCATGTAACAGACAAGCACAATTTAAACACCAAGAACAGAAGGTGATTATTAGGCAggcacacacaaaatacacaaacacacacacaaacacttactggGCAGAAGTAGGAGTTCTCTGCGATGTGGCGTGCAACAGCGTGGTTGCTGGCAGATGTTGCCATGACGAGAAGCAGCGCGTCACGGGCCTGTTGCCCCAGAGCTCCGTCTCGATGGATAAATGGTACCAAAAGGGAGAAGATCAGCAGGTTAGTGGGACCCTGCTGTACCGACCCACACCTAAATAACAACTCCAAAACTGCAGTCTGCTTTGCCATGGACACACATACCTGATACAAACACACATTATTCATAGTTATCAAAAGTTATAATTTATGACAGTAAACAGGTGTTAGGTAGAAATGCATGAAATCATCAATTCAGCTAGTTTGTTCTCATATGAAAATGTCTGAGTCCTTTTGttacgcttttttttttttaagtaaatgcacGACTATaaaacagttccatatcacttggccaaattatttcagttgttatttcaaagagccctacaagctaccaacacaaaataacaatataaGTCATTGGTTCAAGTAAATCGGTTAAGAACGTCAAACAAAGTCTAAAATATccaacatttatttcaatttcgtaaaaaaaaaaaaaaaaaagaccttgcGCTCCCTCGTCTCCCctgcaattacacacacacacacacacacacacacacacgagttgCAACCGAATCAAAACAACAATTTCTATtttccaaaataacttttaatgtttaaatatattttgcccTAATACATAGCTGTAGTGTAAAACACCACGCTACCACCCACCCCGCTGTGCGTCGAGACcacattaccacctcgggtgtgcattatttttaaacaattcaacgctccgtcgtcaattattccttacatattactttaagttttttcttaacacaaagggagaaattgtgaaaaatgtattgttctcagtaatgtcatacaatggcagtttatgaaGATCACCTTATCAACCTTCCAAAGAACAcaaaaagtatcattcagaagtctaataaattattccatgagactcatgattgtgtTATGatagcatacgataaggtttggtgcgaaacaaaccaaaaatgtatttagtaaaaatattcactgaccatATTCTCCTGTGCACATTCACGAGTCTGCATGCAAGCTTTAGAACTCTTTGCATGAGAGCAACAGTAGTTATGCAGCACGCGTGATGGGGCGTTCAATCAAAAACTTCTGTTTCATTTCAACAGGACCACCAGCAATATTAACTACAGAAAAAACAACATAGCTTCACACAAACCTGAGAACAGAACTTATAAACATGTCTGAAGCATTTGAATTGGAAGAATAGATGCAATGTCCATTTTAAATGTTTCAGATTCATCCACGCATCATATTTTGGAacggtgccagttcacagtggataGGGTTACCGGGCACAAAGACAAATATAGAAACTAAGCGATCGACAGAATGTCACATAGCTCGTTGCAGCTGCATAGTACAAAAAACTCTAACATCATCAGCCCCATCTCTCGGTTTGATGGAGGTCCCTGCATCTATTCTTCCActataaactcttcagacatgtttgtaaGTTCTCTTCTGTGGTTTGCGAGTAcctctgttgtgttttctctTGTCAATATCGTTGGTAGTCCCATTGACACAAAACAAAATgagttttcacttgaacgccccATCTAGTGCTTGCTGTGTAACTACTGTTGATCTTGTGCAAAGAGCTATAAAACATGCACGCAGACTCATGAATGCACACAGGAGAATAACAGtcagttattttatatatatatataaatataaatcttttaaataatacatttgatttgttCCGATTCACgggtctcatggaataatttattagacttctgaattatacttttgtgtccttttgaagctcgAAGAGGTGGTCACAATAAACTGCgatgtatgacatcactgagaacaaatttttttcacaatttctccccttgtgttaagaaaaagaaattaagtcatatagggttataaacaatgactgaattttcatttttgggtgaaccaatccTTTAATGTAAATATGGTAGTAGGCCTGTTCATAGTCTAAACAGCTGTTAGCATATGTCTGTCAAACACCTGATTTAGTAGCAGTACAAGGCTGGACTCCAGGGCAGTAGGGCAGCCAAGCTGGGGGTCCAGACAAGCTCCCAGCAGGCAGAGCAGTGGCTGCAGCACTGCACTGTGCAGAAGCAGAGGCTGATGGGACTGTCCAATCAGCATCTCAAACAGCTTCAACAGCTCCAGCTGGCTGTCTGGATCGAGGCCACGTCGCACATGCCACTGTACCAACACCTCCAATATGTTTTCTGCCTCCACCATCTCCAGAATAGGACCCATTGCTGCAGACAGTTTACAATCTAATGTCACTTTCTACAGTGACTATTATATTGCCACACACTCAAAGCTCACAGGAGAGTGTTTTCACCTGGTGATTCACCGTCTCCCTCTGCTGGTCTCTCTTCAGCTAGCAGGCACAGCATCTGATCTGTGTGATTGCGAACTGCTGTGAGATCATCAGCGCTACCTCCCACTGAGGACTCCCTCTGTTTCAACACCCCTGACACCTGACAGGGAGAGAGGGAACAGCTTAATTCCTTTTGAGGTGATTGTGAAAACACAGAGGAATATGTTTATAAATTGATGTAGTTCAAAACAATCCAAAGAAATCACAGACCTAAGCACAGCATGAAAATCCCTGTGGATGTGTTGGTGTAGGTTTCTATATTATATAGATGTGTGCATAAAAGGTTACTGACATTTTTAAGACATAAATGTGCCACCATTTCCAATTTCTCTTGCTCATACTTTTGCATTCATATACATTTCCTAATCACATTGCAACTCTCTATATTCAAGTATATGTAACTTAAATCATATAATCGGACATTTAAATAATAGTTACATGCATTTACAAAAATTACGACACAAAGCCATACCTAATCATATAGCTACGCAATCAACTAAAATCTCTGTGACAGAAATGTAGGCTAAACTGCACATGAGatacactttttttgttgtttacatggtcacaataccaaaatttcagtagtcggtagtgAAATTTTTACAATTCTTGATACTAGCTTgaataccacaacaaataataagaacattaaataataactgtttcaagttcttaagtaattattcaagactagtaaacagtcagtaataaaacaacaatgaaaaactgcaatagaaatgaaaaataatagaacaataaatacaaattaagaaaacagtgcTAACAACTTCAAAAGTTAAGACTGAATGAACTGATGGATTTATTTTTGTCAggatgaaatgcaacataaaactaggCCTAcaactggtcttcactgtatgattgtaagacataaatacttttaaaagctactaaagttatccagccaagagcagtgagtggttttctcattttcttatgGTTGTTTCATTAATATTAAATGACATCCAGAAAACAGCAGGTCTAATAATTGAAATTTACACTAGCAAACCCGACCATTGTTTACGTTCGCGTTAGACATAACACACCGTCTACATGAATACatgaatttttaaatgtatttgaccattcagAAGCGTATCCACATTACCATAAGTGTTCTCAGAGCACACTCAAATGTTTAGCATACACACATAAGCCACCTGTCAGTCAAAGAGTGTGCAGCTACTTGATCGctagcgaattataaaattacgcaatttgtttattttcaacagcagaataagaatatgagcTTTGTAATAAGGGACACATGCCTAGGCTATATCACAAATATAGGTAATTTTTTCCttattgacattttattcagacaaCTTGTACGTTCAGGCAAATCATATTCTCTTTCACAtgcccttcaaaaatccacttgtcccggacatgTGGACAAGCGTTAAAGTTAATCCCTGATATGTGACTATTAGCCAAAGCAGTAGTGCTGGGAAACGCCAAATAACGCCCCCCGCCCGCCCGCCCCATTTTATATTACAACAAAATTTAGCTGCAAATTCGATGTATATTGCGATTCCGTAAGTATTGTCTGATATGACAATTCTGTCACTTTGTAATTCAGAAATTGCAGGTAAAATGTAGGATGTGCAAAACTTCCTACAATTCCGATAttgggttcccactctttttcaGAGATTTTTTTCAGGACTTTTCTAGGACTTTTACAATAATGGCGGGAATAAAAGACAggaaagtaaaagtgtttttgcaaacaaaaattaaCTGTTAAAAGAGACAAATGACTGTATACCAAAAACTATTCAATATGCAAACACATATAGTGCCATTTTATATTCAGTTCTTAGGACTCGATATATTTGCATGCGATTGCAATTGTTCAGAGGAGTTTATTTGCAAAATCAGTATGAGACAATAAGCCTGTGCTAAGCTATACATGTCTCACCTGTCTCCAGTGGTTCTGAAACACCATAAGACAAGTCTCAGGGTCGGCAGTGCATGGGCTGGATGGGGCTGCATGTCGACTGGTCCGAGTGCCCTGAGCCCTCGGATTTAAACGACTTAGCCAACTCATTTTAGCTCACAAATAGATCAAAATTCAATCAAGAGGCCAACAGGAAAGAGGGAAAGATTAGGGAAGAGAGATAGAAGAAGAAAGGGAGAGAAGAGGGAAAAGGGGTGGGGGAAGTCACaataagtgtccaaaaacaagagACAGGGAGTCCTGACAGAAGAAATGAATGAGGTAAGAACATAGAAAATAGGGAATCTTGCTGACGTCTCCTGCAACAGTCACTGTACGCCAGTGATCAGTGTGTGAGCATCTGAGGCTTGTTGGCACACCCTGTCATCCAGTCTGCAATTGGCACTATACTCCATACTGAGACAGACTCCTCCACACACAcctgcagggagagagagaggtgggaGAGAGAGGTCTTTGATGACACATATTCACACcagcaagttaaaaaaaaaaagtgtagccATTCAGTGTCAAAGTGGATTTCAGTGGGAGATAGTGAACAAAGTTAAGGACAGATACATTCTATTAACCAActactattttgataatcaatctGTTAATAATttctttgattaaataaaaagccTATAGcgttttacaaaaaaattatgctATTCAACATCAGCACTCTCCCGTAAATACTGTGCAAGTTGAAGgctataataaatgtaaatgtatgcaatACATAgtgttaaaaaatactttttatatttaaaaagtgcATATAGCTTTTCATATTGtaatcaaaagaaaaaagtaattattttgtgcCAACTGTTTAGGTCAGTTTAGACTTCTGCATCAAACCTATGCCGTAGGCTTTATATAGTGGCCAATGCAGTGGTTTGCATTTAAAGTTCTGCGTTGGTGCATCATTCAGTGAGTTCACAGCCAACATGCAAGTATATTCAAAGAAAATGCCAGTTGTAATttgtggattcaaaagtattattagtagggctgtcaatccattaaaatttgtaatcgaattaattgaATGGTCTCCAGATTAAttaaatcgcgattaatcacatatacaaatatttgctgagaaagcccttcatataacaataattcaatatataatgattatacatatttatatcaatatatgattatacatagttatctttaaatattttaaaatatatatatatatatatattatacacacacacacacacacacacacaggtgctggtcatataattagaatatcatcaaaaagttgatttatttcagtaattccattcaaaaagtgaaacttggataatgtttCAAGTGTGATATATTTCActtgatatatttcaagtgttcattccttttaaattttgatgattataactgacaactaatgaaaaaccccaaaatcagtatctccgaaaattagaatattgtgaaaaggttcaatattgaagacaccgggtgccacactctaatcagctaattaactcaaaacacctgcaaaggcctttaaatggtctctcagtccagttctgtaggctacacaatcatggggaagactgctgacttgacagctgtccaaaagacgaccattgacaccttgcacaaggagggcaagacacaaaaggtcattgctaaagaggctggctgttcacagagctctgtgtccaagcacataaatagagaggcgaagggaaggaaaagatgtggtagaaaaaaagtgtacaagcaatagggataaccacaccctggagaggattgtgaaacaaaacccattcaaaaatgtgggggagattcataaagagtggactgcagctgg
The Xyrauchen texanus isolate HMW12.3.18 chromosome 14, RBS_HiC_50CHRs, whole genome shotgun sequence genome window above contains:
- the LOC127654991 gene encoding FHF complex subunit HOOK interacting protein 1B-like isoform X2, with protein sequence MSWLSRLNPRAQGTRTSRHAAPSSPCTADPETCLMVFQNHWRQVSGVLKQRESSVGGSADDLTAVRNHTDQMLCLLAEERPAEGDGESPAMGPILEMVEAENILEVLVQWHVRRGLDPDSQLELLKLFEMLIGQSHQPLLLHSAVLQPLLCLLGACLDPQLGCPTALESSLVLLLNQVCVSMAKQTAVLELLFRCGSVQQGPTNLLIFSLLVPFIHRDGALGQQARDALLLVMATSASNHAVARHIAENSYFCPVLATGLSGLYSTLPRKIEVRGDDWHALRREDWIGVSSLVLFMNSLEFCNAVVQVAHPLVRCQLLDYLHNGFLVPVMGPALHKSSVDEMIASTAYLDLFLRSITETSLLKTFLRFILLHRHDNDTILDTLLTRISSNSRLCMVSLSLFKTLLSLNCEDLMLQLVLRYLLPCTHVMLSQRRAVRETDLYGKSADKFLSLIPECCRITAMPSSELDEEPAFWGKVLGSPTTESPVHPRPSTPSRLALFIRQQSSGVPANPSSGSEDTPSSPRGSISSPLSPDSPMHQLLDASEGETGYLEYLHDARRGIELCYWACRDWSAPYDGENPSPNSAPPPPPPPTSNPSLNMVKEHFSLTDASQQRAAVMATAHAEWSSSEQDSGEWDVTINKNCISLTPRSKKRSLLPSSKPLQSSLSSSSVSTEKTGAMETVSQHSYSTPHPALYNGMGQVEFADTVDERMKVKKVKRETDINSEVAESVQNGSVVMGPIDASLPYNDFNVGSKLKSSQVQMNPQPQTTLPSTSQECLQSDGQGSSSVPGLTETSSVTSDRRGHESVERLIEELLERAPSLSGDFKCQGISIEAFHQELRELEERVRERKVLSHSFEESCRDFRTAAPSLTDEDSLPVEIEQRSSETKPESSTTGVFSPTRLLGQPLAQPYTGPFITVLFSKLENMMQNSLYVNILLTGVVFQLACYPQPLVRSFLLNTNMVFQPSVKSLIQVLGSVKNRIEVFAAAHEDFPAMLRKAHRFLVARGKLDSIDSPMGAPNLRRSDSSIKSRKPSLGDLILRHTNSPTRARHAAQLALAHVRDGGQSLHSALFRGGKGGGASGLEKQAEALRVKNAVYCAVIFSEFLKELAALAQEHAVALPFPPSQGIEE